In Herpetosiphonaceae bacterium, one DNA window encodes the following:
- a CDS encoding amino acid adenylation domain-containing protein produces the protein MLNDSQLAHLSPDERRQLLARLLRKEIDTPQSFPLSFAQQRMWFLEQFEPNGSLYNIAAAVRLSGALSIGALEHSINEVIRRHEALRTTFISERGVPAQVINGAQPIEVPIIALDDCPQEQQAAQVQRLATEEALRPFALDRAPLLRAVMLQLGETEHILLLTVHHIAADLWSLGVLVKELAALYDAHVAGQPAGLAPLRVQYRDFARWQRKRLQGPLLEEQLAYWKRQLADTPAYLALPTDRPRPTVQTVWGSRVSRLVPAALIEALNELSRREGATLFMTLLTAFKIVLARYSGQTDILVGSPIANRTRAEIEGLIGFFVNTLVLRTDLSGNPTFRELLKRVREAALGAYAHQDVPFERLVEELQPERNLSHNPIFQVMFSLENAPLPPLRLSGLTLEMLDVQTGTTKFDLTLFAIPDAHGMRIVAEYRTDLFDAATIERFLAHYHHLLAYVAEHPACSIADLPLLSNAERDRLLFDWNATQVDYPRDACLHHLFEAQARRTPDAVAVVDQHQRLTYAELNSQANRLAHRLRALGVGGCPQGETQVGVYLDRSVTMIVALLAILKADGVYVPLDLRYPRERLGVVLHDARPALLLTSSSLAQKLPAYHGAIMCLDADWDQEAYDGRAAQVSSGCADHLAYVMYTSGSTGVPKGVCIPHRGVVRLVMGSSFVHFGPDEVFLQFAPIAFDASTFEIWGCLLHGGRLVMFGEQHTGLDELAQALRQHQVTTLWLTAGLFHQMVEGQIHGLQSVRQLLAGGDVLHPAHVRRVLREVQPERLVNGYGPTESTTFACCHVITASEQVGYDVSIGRPIANTTVYLLDSRLQPVPVGVPGELYIGGDGLARGYLHQPTLTAERFVPHPFSQAGYPQGGARLYRTGDLARYRPDGTIEFLGRIDRQVKVRGFRVEPSEIEAILSQHPAVQSATVIARDDLQTGALGAKRLVAYVVPEAAYQSDADQGLEQTWQQEQVTYWQTTFDNAYSDVSLSDNPAFNISGWNSSYTGLPIPAHEMQAWVDATTAQIMALRPRRVYEIGCGTGLLLFQIAPRCERYVATDFSPIALDYIRQHMSLPAYHLPQVQLHQAAADEVVLGDEQPFDVVILNSIIQYFPSSTYLLRVVERALELAGAGGAIFIGDVRNFWLLEAFHTSVQLFQADDALTTAQLRQRIQKRIAQEQELTVAPEFFLSLPERFPQISHVQIQPQRSPFHNEMSRFRYQAVLFVGDRPALAPAAAWLDWEERQLSVSDLRALLRDTAPESLGIGGVPNARLQHALSASQLLDEEQPPETVGALRQALDEHGLLPGIDPEECWSLGEHLPYRIDISGARCGADGRYDVLFRRCEADQEREALPLAAFPAPAVHRQDRLSYTNHPFRGRLARALIPELRAFLADVLPEYMLPSTMMLLDTLPLTPNGKVDLKALPAPDQIRPDMEQEFLAPRSQVEQQLAEIWSQVLGVEQVGVHDNFFELGGDSILSIQIIARAKQLGLDITPKLIFQHQTIAELAAIVETAPARGPLHEVDTGPLPLTPVQHWFFEQRLAQPDHWNQAVLLEPQAPFHAPYVQRVVEQLVVQHDALRLRFVPQADTIQAQVDPAREQIPLTHIDLSVYPAAEQDARLTSVAGELQASLSIAAGPLVRAALFELGAERGSRLLIVIHHLAVDGISWRILLDDFNTAYQQISAGAAVALPAKTTSFHQWARLLDDYTQTPAVQQELAYWRAAIPAAVPRLPTDIPASADENTVASAHTVTVALDSAATHALLHEVGQAYRTQINDLLLTALVQACVPWTGAQTLLFDLEGHGREDLFEGVDLSRTVGWFTTIFPVCLRLDPTLDVGASLQAIKEQLRTIPQRGLGYGLLRYLCRTSAQELAQLPQAEISFNYMGQLDQVLAGSFTLASESTGPSRAPAGRRRYLIEINSSVIDGALRIEWTYSTRIHRQATIEALAQRFVDALRALIAHCLSPAAGGYTPSDFPLAGLDMQELAALSDLLDGA, from the coding sequence ATGCTCAACGACTCTCAACTGGCACACTTATCACCGGACGAGCGACGCCAACTGCTTGCACGGCTGCTGCGCAAAGAGATCGATACACCACAATCGTTTCCGCTGTCTTTTGCGCAGCAGCGCATGTGGTTCCTCGAACAGTTCGAGCCGAATGGATCGCTCTATAACATCGCTGCCGCCGTCCGGCTCAGCGGAGCGTTGAGCATCGGCGCGCTCGAACACAGCATCAACGAGGTCATCCGCCGCCATGAGGCGCTGCGCACAACCTTTATCAGCGAGCGCGGCGTGCCGGCTCAGGTAATCAACGGCGCGCAGCCGATCGAGGTGCCGATCATCGCGCTGGATGATTGCCCGCAGGAGCAGCAGGCGGCCCAGGTGCAGCGTCTGGCGACCGAGGAGGCGCTGCGTCCGTTCGCGCTGGATCGCGCGCCGCTGCTGCGCGCTGTGATGCTGCAGCTCGGCGAGACGGAGCATATCCTGCTGCTCACCGTCCATCATATCGCCGCCGATCTCTGGTCGCTCGGCGTGCTCGTCAAAGAGCTGGCCGCGCTCTACGACGCACATGTCGCCGGACAACCGGCGGGGCTGGCTCCGCTGAGGGTTCAGTATCGCGACTTTGCGCGCTGGCAGCGGAAGCGCCTGCAAGGCCCCTTGCTGGAAGAACAGCTCGCCTACTGGAAGCGTCAGCTCGCGGATACTCCGGCCTACCTTGCGCTGCCGACCGACCGCCCGCGACCGACCGTGCAGACGGTCTGGGGCAGCCGCGTGTCGCGCCTCGTACCCGCCGCGCTGATCGAGGCGCTCAACGAGCTGAGCCGCCGCGAGGGTGCTACGCTGTTCATGACGCTGCTGACCGCCTTCAAGATCGTACTTGCGCGCTACAGCGGCCAGACCGACATCCTGGTCGGCTCGCCGATCGCCAATCGCACCCGCGCGGAGATCGAAGGGCTGATTGGCTTTTTCGTCAACACGCTGGTCCTGCGCACCGACCTGTCGGGCAATCCGACCTTCCGCGAGCTGCTCAAGCGGGTGCGCGAGGCTGCGCTTGGAGCATACGCGCATCAGGATGTGCCGTTCGAGCGGCTGGTCGAGGAGCTTCAGCCCGAACGGAACCTGAGCCACAATCCGATCTTTCAGGTAATGTTTAGCCTGGAAAATGCGCCGCTGCCGCCCTTGAGGCTCTCCGGCCTGACGCTGGAGATGCTCGATGTTCAGACGGGAACCACCAAGTTCGATCTGACGCTGTTTGCGATCCCCGACGCCCACGGCATGCGGATCGTGGCCGAGTATCGCACCGATCTTTTCGACGCGGCGACGATCGAGCGCTTCCTGGCGCACTATCACCACCTGCTGGCGTACGTCGCGGAGCATCCGGCCTGCTCGATCGCGGACCTGCCGCTGCTCTCGAACGCCGAGCGCGATCGGCTGCTGTTCGACTGGAACGCGACGCAGGTCGATTACCCGCGCGATGCATGTCTTCATCATCTGTTTGAAGCTCAGGCGCGGCGGACGCCTGACGCGGTTGCGGTCGTCGATCAGCACCAGCGCCTGACGTATGCCGAGCTGAACAGCCAGGCCAACCGGCTGGCGCATCGTCTGCGCGCGCTTGGCGTCGGCGGGTGCCCTCAGGGCGAGACGCAGGTGGGCGTGTATCTCGATCGCTCCGTCACGATGATCGTCGCGCTGCTGGCGATTCTGAAAGCGGACGGCGTGTATGTGCCGCTCGATCTGCGCTATCCGCGAGAGCGCCTGGGCGTTGTGTTACACGATGCTCGTCCGGCCCTGCTGCTGACGTCGTCATCGCTGGCGCAGAAGCTCCCCGCCTACCACGGCGCGATCATGTGTCTCGACGCCGACTGGGATCAGGAAGCCTACGATGGGCGAGCGGCCCAGGTAAGCAGCGGCTGCGCAGACCATCTGGCCTACGTGATGTACACCTCAGGCTCGACCGGCGTGCCCAAGGGCGTGTGCATTCCGCATCGCGGCGTCGTGCGGCTGGTGATGGGCAGCTCGTTCGTGCACTTTGGGCCAGACGAGGTCTTTCTTCAGTTCGCGCCGATCGCGTTCGATGCCTCGACATTCGAGATCTGGGGCTGTCTCCTCCACGGCGGTCGGCTGGTCATGTTTGGCGAGCAGCACACCGGGCTGGATGAGCTAGCCCAGGCGCTACGGCAGCATCAGGTGACGACGCTCTGGCTGACGGCGGGGCTGTTCCACCAGATGGTCGAGGGCCAGATTCACGGCCTCCAGTCCGTCCGTCAGCTTCTCGCGGGCGGCGATGTGCTGCATCCGGCGCATGTGCGGCGGGTCCTGCGAGAAGTCCAGCCCGAACGTCTGGTCAACGGCTACGGCCCGACCGAAAGTACCACGTTCGCCTGCTGCCATGTGATCACCGCCTCCGAACAGGTCGGCTATGATGTCTCGATCGGTCGGCCAATCGCGAACACCACCGTCTACCTGCTCGACTCGCGCTTGCAGCCGGTGCCGGTGGGCGTGCCGGGCGAGCTGTATATCGGCGGCGACGGCCTGGCGCGGGGCTATCTCCACCAGCCGACGCTCACGGCGGAGCGCTTCGTGCCCCACCCGTTCAGTCAGGCCGGGTACCCTCAGGGTGGCGCGCGGCTGTACCGCACCGGCGATCTGGCGCGCTATCGGCCTGACGGCACGATCGAGTTCCTGGGCCGCATCGATCGACAGGTCAAAGTGCGCGGCTTTCGGGTCGAGCCGAGCGAGATCGAGGCGATCCTCAGCCAGCATCCGGCAGTGCAGAGCGCGACGGTCATCGCGCGCGATGATCTCCAGACGGGTGCTCTTGGGGCGAAGCGGCTGGTCGCGTACGTCGTGCCGGAGGCGGCGTATCAATCCGACGCCGACCAGGGATTGGAGCAGACCTGGCAGCAGGAGCAGGTGACATACTGGCAGACCACGTTCGACAACGCCTACTCCGACGTGTCGCTCAGCGACAATCCGGCGTTCAACATCAGCGGGTGGAACAGCAGCTACACCGGCCTGCCGATCCCCGCCCACGAGATGCAGGCGTGGGTCGACGCGACAACCGCGCAGATCATGGCGCTGCGGCCACGCCGGGTGTACGAGATCGGCTGTGGAACCGGCCTGCTCCTGTTTCAGATCGCGCCGCGCTGTGAGCGCTATGTCGCCACCGATTTTTCCCCGATCGCCCTGGATTATATTCGGCAGCACATGAGCCTACCGGCCTACCACCTGCCCCAGGTCCAACTCCATCAGGCGGCGGCGGATGAGGTGGTGCTCGGCGATGAGCAGCCGTTCGACGTGGTGATCCTGAACTCGATCATTCAATATTTCCCAAGCAGCACCTACCTGCTGCGGGTCGTAGAGCGTGCCCTGGAGCTTGCCGGGGCGGGCGGGGCGATCTTTATCGGCGATGTGCGGAACTTCTGGCTGCTTGAGGCGTTTCACACCTCGGTCCAGCTCTTCCAGGCAGACGACGCGCTGACCACGGCTCAGCTTCGGCAGCGGATTCAGAAGCGCATCGCCCAGGAGCAGGAGCTGACCGTCGCTCCCGAATTCTTCCTGTCGTTGCCGGAGCGCTTCCCGCAAATCAGCCATGTCCAGATCCAGCCCCAGCGCAGCCCGTTCCATAACGAGATGTCGCGCTTTCGCTATCAGGCCGTGCTGTTCGTCGGCGACAGGCCAGCCTTAGCCCCGGCGGCAGCGTGGCTGGATTGGGAGGAGCGGCAGCTCAGCGTGTCGGATCTCCGCGCGCTCCTCCGCGACACTGCGCCTGAGAGCCTCGGCATCGGCGGCGTTCCCAATGCCCGGCTGCAACATGCGCTGAGCGCGTCCCAACTGCTGGATGAGGAGCAGCCGCCGGAGACGGTCGGCGCGCTCAGGCAGGCATTGGACGAGCATGGCCTGCTGCCGGGCATCGACCCTGAGGAATGTTGGAGCCTGGGCGAGCACCTGCCGTACCGGATCGACATCAGCGGGGCACGCTGCGGCGCGGATGGTCGCTACGATGTCCTTTTCCGGCGGTGCGAGGCCGACCAGGAGCGCGAGGCGCTGCCACTGGCCGCATTTCCGGCTCCCGCCGTCCATCGTCAGGATCGGCTGAGCTATACCAACCATCCCTTCCGGGGCAGATTGGCGCGGGCGCTCATTCCTGAGCTGCGCGCGTTTCTCGCGGACGTGCTGCCGGAATACATGCTGCCGTCGACGATGATGCTGCTGGATACGCTGCCGCTCACGCCCAACGGCAAAGTCGACCTCAAGGCGCTGCCCGCGCCCGACCAGATTCGACCGGACATGGAGCAGGAATTCTTAGCGCCGCGCTCACAGGTCGAGCAGCAGTTGGCTGAGATCTGGTCGCAGGTGCTCGGCGTTGAGCAGGTGGGCGTCCACGATAACTTCTTTGAGCTTGGCGGCGACTCGATTTTGAGCATTCAGATTATCGCGCGGGCCAAACAGCTTGGCCTCGACATCACACCCAAGCTGATCTTCCAGCATCAGACGATCGCGGAGCTTGCGGCGATCGTCGAGACAGCGCCCGCGCGCGGCCCGCTGCACGAAGTGGATACCGGGCCGCTGCCGCTCACGCCGGTCCAGCACTGGTTCTTTGAGCAGCGCCTCGCGCAGCCCGATCACTGGAATCAGGCGGTGCTGCTTGAGCCGCAAGCCCCATTCCATGCGCCGTATGTGCAGCGTGTCGTTGAGCAACTCGTAGTGCAGCACGACGCGCTGCGGCTGCGCTTTGTGCCGCAGGCCGATACGATCCAGGCGCAGGTCGATCCGGCACGTGAGCAGATCCCGCTCACGCACATCGATCTCTCGGTCTATCCTGCGGCGGAGCAGGACGCGCGGCTGACGAGCGTGGCAGGCGAGCTTCAGGCCAGCCTGAGCATCGCCGCAGGGCCGCTGGTGCGCGCCGCGCTCTTTGAGCTTGGCGCGGAGCGTGGATCGAGGCTGCTGATCGTGATTCATCATCTGGCCGTCGATGGGATCTCGTGGCGCATCCTGCTGGACGACTTCAACACGGCCTATCAGCAGATCAGCGCGGGCGCGGCAGTGGCGCTGCCCGCAAAAACCACCTCCTTTCACCAGTGGGCGCGCCTGCTCGACGACTACACGCAGACTCCCGCAGTTCAGCAGGAGCTCGCGTACTGGCGCGCGGCGATCCCGGCGGCGGTGCCGCGCCTGCCAACTGATATTCCAGCCAGCGCGGACGAGAACACGGTCGCCTCAGCGCACACGGTGACGGTCGCGCTCGACTCCGCTGCGACTCACGCGCTGCTGCACGAGGTCGGACAGGCGTACCGCACCCAGATCAACGATCTGCTGCTGACGGCGCTGGTGCAGGCATGTGTGCCGTGGACCGGAGCGCAGACTTTGCTGTTCGATCTCGAAGGTCATGGCCGTGAAGATCTGTTTGAGGGCGTCGATCTGAGCCGTACGGTCGGCTGGTTTACGACGATCTTTCCCGTCTGTTTGCGCCTCGATCCGACGCTCGACGTTGGAGCATCGCTGCAAGCGATCAAGGAGCAGCTTCGGACGATCCCGCAGCGCGGCCTGGGCTACGGCCTGCTGCGCTATCTCTGTCGGACATCCGCCCAGGAGCTTGCTCAGCTTCCGCAGGCCGAGATCAGCTTCAACTACATGGGCCAGCTCGATCAGGTCCTGGCGGGCAGCTTCACGCTTGCCTCCGAGTCAACCGGGCCGTCGCGCGCTCCCGCCGGACGCCGACGCTACCTCATCGAGATCAACAGCAGCGTCATCGACGGCGCGCTGCGGATCGAGTGGACCTACAGCACACGCATCCATCGCCAGGCCACGATCGAAGCGCTCGCGCAACGATTTGTGGACGCATTGCGCGCGCTGATCGCCCACTGCCTGTCGCCGGCTGCCGGAGGCTACACGCCCTCCGACTTTCCGCTGGCAGGTCTGGACATGCAGGAGCTTGCCGCGCTCTCCGATCTGCTCGATGGAGCGTAG